The following coding sequences lie in one Prochlorococcus marinus XMU1419 genomic window:
- the nth gene encoding endonuclease III: MKKSERAEIIRKELKKLYPSPPIPLDHVNAYTLLIAVVLSAQSTDKKVNELTKSLFKVADNPEKMVKLGINGIYEYIKFLGLSNQKSKNIYNLSKLLIEKHKGEVPDSFEKLESLPGVGHKTASVVMSQVFKIPSFPVDTHIHRLAQRWGLSNGDSVVQTEKDLKKIFPVNDWNTLHLQIIFYGREYCTARGCDGTKCYLCRTLYPKRKKKFICKKP; the protein is encoded by the coding sequence ATGAAAAAGTCTGAAAGAGCAGAAATAATACGCAAGGAACTCAAAAAGCTTTATCCATCGCCTCCAATACCTCTTGATCATGTAAATGCATATACACTTCTCATCGCAGTAGTTTTAAGTGCTCAATCAACAGATAAGAAAGTTAATGAATTAACAAAAAGCTTATTTAAGGTTGCAGATAATCCAGAAAAAATGGTGAAGCTAGGTATTAATGGCATATACGAATACATTAAATTTTTAGGTCTATCTAACCAAAAATCAAAGAACATCTATAACCTATCTAAACTGTTGATTGAGAAGCATAAAGGTGAAGTCCCAGATTCTTTTGAGAAGCTTGAATCTCTTCCCGGAGTAGGTCATAAAACAGCATCAGTTGTGATGTCACAAGTGTTTAAAATTCCCTCATTCCCAGTAGATACTCACATACACAGGTTGGCACAAAGATGGGGTCTATCAAATGGAGATAGTGTAGTTCAAACAGAAAAAGACCTAAAAAAAATATTTCCTGTTAATGATTGGAATACCTTACATTTGCAAATAATCTTTTATGGCAGAGAATATTGCACAGCAAGAGGCTGTGATGGAACAAAATGTTATTTATGTCGCACTCTTTATCCCAAAAGAAAAAAGAAATTTATATGTAAAAAGCCTTAA